The Flaviramulus sp. BrNp1-15 genome has a window encoding:
- a CDS encoding polyribonucleotide nucleotidyltransferase gives MIPKVFREVIDLGDGREISIETGKLAKQAHGSVVVQSGKCMLLCTVVSNYKQADVDFLPLTVDYREKFAAAGRYPGGFFKREARPSDGEVLTMRLVDRVLRPLFPKDYHSETQVMIQLMSHDDEVMPDAMAGLAASAAIQLSDFPFECPISEARVGRINGEFVINPTRAQLAESDIDMMIGASADSVMMVEGEMDEISEEEMTEAIKFAHEAIKVQCAAQVKLAEAFGKKETREYEPEREDEDLAKKIHDMAYDKVYAVAKAGSSKHERGAAFAEIKEEIIASFSEEEQEDFGGLISKYYSKAEKTAVRDLTLNEGLRLDGRKTDEIRPIWCEVDYLPSTHGSAIFTRGETQALATVTLGTSREANQIDMPSFEGEERFYLHYNFPPFSTGEARPIRGTSRREVGHGNLAQRALKGMVPEDCPYTVRVVSEVLESNGSSSMATVCSGTMALMDAGVQLKKPVSGIAMGLITDVDSGKYAVLSDILGDEDHLGDMDFKVTGTSDGITACQMDIKVKGLSYEILVNALKQARDGRLHILEKLTDTIPAPAADVKGHAPKMVTRRIPNEFIGALIGPGGKVIQELQKETGTTIVINEDPVTEEGIVEVLGVGNEGIDAVLAKIDSLMFKPQVGSVYEVKVIKMLDFGAVVEYTEAPGNEVLLHVSELAWERTENVSDVVNMGDVFDVKYFGVDPRTRKEKVSRKAILPKPEGYVARPPRDDKRSGGRDNRGRDNRGRDNRRDDRKPREEKKED, from the coding sequence ATGATTCCAAAAGTTTTTAGAGAGGTCATAGACCTTGGTGATGGCAGAGAAATCTCCATCGAAACCGGAAAATTAGCAAAACAAGCTCATGGTAGTGTTGTAGTGCAATCTGGAAAATGTATGTTATTATGTACAGTTGTTTCCAATTACAAACAAGCAGATGTTGACTTTTTACCTTTAACGGTTGATTATAGAGAAAAATTTGCTGCTGCTGGACGTTATCCAGGAGGTTTCTTTAAAAGAGAAGCAAGACCAAGTGACGGAGAAGTTTTAACCATGCGTTTAGTAGACCGTGTTTTACGTCCGTTATTCCCAAAAGATTACCATAGCGAAACCCAAGTTATGATTCAATTAATGTCTCATGATGATGAAGTTATGCCAGATGCTATGGCAGGTTTAGCAGCTTCGGCAGCTATTCAATTATCAGATTTCCCTTTTGAGTGCCCAATTTCTGAAGCTAGAGTTGGTCGTATTAATGGTGAATTCGTTATCAACCCAACTAGAGCTCAATTAGCAGAATCTGACATCGATATGATGATTGGAGCATCTGCTGATTCTGTAATGATGGTTGAAGGTGAAATGGATGAGATTTCTGAAGAAGAAATGACTGAAGCAATCAAGTTTGCACACGAAGCTATAAAAGTACAATGTGCTGCTCAAGTTAAATTAGCTGAAGCATTCGGTAAAAAAGAAACTCGTGAATATGAGCCAGAAAGAGAAGATGAAGATTTAGCGAAGAAAATTCATGACATGGCATATGATAAAGTGTATGCTGTAGCAAAAGCAGGTTCGTCTAAACATGAAAGAGGCGCTGCCTTTGCTGAAATAAAAGAAGAAATTATAGCATCTTTTTCTGAAGAAGAACAAGAGGATTTTGGAGGATTAATTTCTAAATATTACAGTAAAGCAGAAAAAACGGCTGTTCGTGATTTAACCTTAAATGAAGGTTTACGTTTAGATGGTCGTAAGACTGATGAAATTAGACCAATCTGGTGTGAAGTAGATTACTTACCATCAACTCATGGTTCTGCAATTTTTACACGTGGAGAAACTCAAGCTTTAGCCACTGTTACTTTAGGTACCAGTAGAGAAGCAAACCAAATAGATATGCCATCTTTTGAAGGCGAAGAGCGTTTCTATTTACACTATAACTTCCCTCCTTTTTCAACAGGTGAAGCAAGACCTATTCGTGGAACATCTCGTAGAGAAGTTGGTCATGGTAATTTAGCTCAACGTGCTTTAAAAGGTATGGTTCCTGAGGATTGTCCGTATACAGTTCGTGTAGTTTCAGAAGTATTAGAATCTAACGGTTCGTCTTCAATGGCAACAGTTTGTTCTGGTACTATGGCACTTATGGATGCTGGTGTACAATTAAAGAAGCCTGTTTCTGGTATCGCCATGGGATTAATTACCGATGTTGATTCTGGAAAATATGCAGTATTATCAGATATTTTAGGTGATGAAGATCACTTAGGTGATATGGACTTTAAAGTAACTGGTACTTCAGATGGTATTACAGCATGCCAAATGGATATTAAGGTGAAAGGATTATCGTACGAGATTTTAGTAAATGCACTAAAACAAGCTCGTGATGGTCGTTTACATATATTAGAGAAATTGACTGATACTATTCCTGCACCTGCTGCAGATGTTAAAGGTCATGCTCCTAAAATGGTAACTAGACGTATTCCTAACGAATTTATTGGTGCTTTAATTGGTCCTGGTGGAAAAGTAATTCAAGAATTACAAAAAGAAACTGGAACTACTATTGTTATTAATGAAGATCCTGTAACAGAAGAAGGTATTGTTGAAGTTTTAGGTGTTGGTAATGAAGGCATTGATGCAGTTTTAGCAAAAATAGATTCATTAATGTTCAAACCACAAGTTGGTAGCGTTTACGAAGTAAAAGTTATTAAAATGCTTGATTTTGGTGCTGTTGTAGAATATACTGAAGCTCCAGGAAATGAAGTATTATTACACGTTAGTGAATTAGCTTGGGAACGTACAGAAAATGTATCTGACGTTGTGAATATGGGAGATGTTTTTGATGTGAAATACTTTGGTGTAGATCCAAGAACACGTAAAGAAAAAGTATCTCGTAAAGCTATTTTACCAAAACCAGAAGGTTATGTTGCAAGACCACCAAGAGATGATAAACGTTCTGGTGGACGTGATAACAGAGGTAGAGATAATCGCGGACGTGATAATCGTCGTGACGATAGAAAACCTAGAGAAGAAAAGAAGGAAGATTAA
- the rpsO gene encoding 30S ribosomal protein S15: protein MYLSKEAKEKMFAKHGKGKNDTGSAEGQIALFTHRINHLTEHLKNNRKDYNTERSLVKLVGKRRALLDYLTKKDILRYRAIVKELGLRK, encoded by the coding sequence ATGTATTTATCAAAAGAAGCAAAAGAAAAAATGTTTGCAAAACACGGTAAAGGAAAAAACGATACCGGTTCTGCTGAAGGACAAATTGCGTTATTTACGCACAGAATTAATCACTTAACAGAACACTTAAAAAACAATCGTAAAGATTATAATACTGAGCGTTCTCTAGTAAAACTAGTTGGTAAACGTCGTGCTTTACTAGATTACTTAACTAAGAAAGATATCTTAAGATATCGTGCCATAGTAAAAGAATTAGGATTAAGAAAATAA
- the accD gene encoding acetyl-CoA carboxylase, carboxyltransferase subunit beta: MSWFKRKTKGITTTTEEKKDTPKGLWYKSPTGKIVDTEELEKNFYVSPEDGYHVRIGSKEYFEILFDDNKFKELDANLESKDPLKFVDTKKYPDRLKAAQEKTKLKDAVRIAVGKSKGKDLVVACMDFAFIGGSMGSVVGEKIARAADYSLKKKIPLMVISKSGGARMMEAALSLMQLAKTSVKLAQLADASIPYISLCTDPTTGGTTASFAMLGDINISEPGALIGFAGPRIVRDTTGKELPEGFQTSEFLLEHGFLDFITLRKDLKNKVNQYLDLILNQPLRS; this comes from the coding sequence ATGTCTTGGTTTAAAAGAAAAACAAAAGGAATAACAACTACTACCGAAGAGAAGAAAGATACCCCAAAAGGGCTTTGGTACAAATCTCCAACTGGTAAAATAGTAGATACAGAAGAGTTAGAAAAAAACTTTTATGTAAGTCCAGAAGATGGTTATCACGTACGAATTGGTAGTAAAGAATACTTCGAAATTCTTTTTGATGATAATAAATTTAAAGAATTAGACGCCAACTTAGAATCTAAGGATCCATTAAAGTTTGTTGACACTAAAAAATATCCAGATCGCTTAAAAGCTGCACAAGAGAAAACTAAATTAAAAGACGCTGTAAGAATAGCCGTTGGTAAATCTAAAGGAAAAGATTTAGTGGTAGCTTGTATGGATTTTGCTTTTATTGGTGGTTCTATGGGAAGCGTTGTGGGCGAAAAAATTGCTCGAGCTGCAGATTATTCTTTAAAGAAAAAAATACCATTAATGGTTATTTCAAAATCAGGTGGCGCTCGTATGATGGAAGCTGCATTATCATTAATGCAATTAGCAAAAACTTCTGTAAAATTAGCACAATTAGCAGATGCATCAATTCCTTATATTTCACTTTGTACAGATCCAACTACTGGAGGCACCACAGCTTCTTTTGCTATGTTAGGTGACATTAATATTAGTGAACCTGGTGCACTAATTGGTTTTGCTGGACCAAGAATAGTTAGAGATACTACAGGTAAAGAACTTCCTGAAGGATTTCAAACCTCAGAATTCTTATTAGAACATGGCTTTTTAGATTTTATTACTTTACGAAAAGACTTGAAAAATAAGGTTAATCAATATCTGGATTTAATATTAAATCAACCTTTAAGATCATAA
- the fbaA gene encoding class II fructose-bisphosphate aldolase, whose translation MGHNIKPGVATGKEVQAIFNHAKANNYALPAVNVIGSDTINGVLETARDLNAPVIIQFSNGGAQFNAGKGLSNEGQKAAIAGAIAGAKHVHTLSEAYGVPVILHTDHCAKKLLPWIDGMLDASEKHFAETGKSLFSSHMIDLSEEPIEENIEICKTYLKRMSKMGMTLEIELGITGGEEDGVDNTDVDDSKLYTQPEEVAYAYEELSKVSDQFTIAAAFGNVHGVYKPGNVKLTPKILKNSQEYISKKYGVEHNHIDFVFHGGSGSTVEEIREGISYGVIKMNIDTDLQYAFMSGIRDYMGDKAEYLKSQIGNPDGDDVPNKKYYDPRVWLREGEKTFVARLKKAFEDLNNVNTL comes from the coding sequence ATGGGACACAATATAAAACCAGGTGTTGCTACTGGAAAGGAAGTTCAAGCTATTTTTAACCACGCAAAAGCAAATAACTACGCACTTCCTGCTGTTAATGTTATAGGTTCAGATACAATAAATGGTGTTTTAGAAACAGCAAGAGATTTAAACGCTCCTGTAATCATACAATTTTCTAACGGTGGCGCACAATTTAATGCCGGTAAAGGTTTAAGTAACGAAGGCCAAAAAGCAGCAATTGCAGGTGCTATTGCAGGCGCAAAACATGTTCATACCCTTTCAGAAGCTTATGGTGTTCCTGTTATTTTACATACAGATCACTGTGCTAAAAAACTACTACCTTGGATTGATGGTATGCTAGATGCCAGTGAAAAACATTTTGCAGAAACTGGGAAATCGCTTTTCAGTTCTCATATGATTGATCTTTCAGAAGAACCAATTGAAGAAAACATTGAAATCTGTAAAACCTATTTAAAGAGAATGTCTAAAATGGGCATGACTCTAGAAATTGAACTTGGTATTACAGGTGGTGAAGAAGATGGTGTAGATAATACAGATGTTGATGATTCTAAATTATACACTCAACCAGAAGAAGTAGCTTACGCTTACGAAGAGTTAAGTAAAGTAAGTGATCAATTTACAATTGCTGCTGCATTTGGTAACGTGCATGGAGTTTACAAACCTGGTAACGTAAAATTAACACCAAAAATTTTAAAGAATTCCCAAGAATACATTTCAAAAAAATATGGTGTTGAGCACAATCATATCGATTTTGTTTTTCACGGTGGTTCTGGTTCAACAGTTGAAGAAATTCGTGAAGGTATCAGCTACGGTGTAATTAAAATGAATATCGATACAGATTTACAATACGCATTTATGAGTGGTATTCGTGATTATATGGGTGATAAAGCTGAATATTTAAAAAGTCAGATAGGAAATCCTGATGGAGATGATGTACCTAATAAAAAATACTACGATCCAAGAGTTTGGTTACGCGAAGGAGAAAAAACTTTTGTAGCCCGATTAAAAAAGGCATTCGAAGATTTAAATAATGTAAACACCTTATAA
- a CDS encoding BamA/TamA family outer membrane protein, translating to MILLFGWFMSCDTVKRVAENEHLLTKNTVVVNGKKDKTETLNNLLYQEPNSKLPVIGNLRLHIFNLARPNRDSLFEAWLDKNPKRRTRLEKALSKKQVDKIKESALGFNQWLKKTGEAPVVVDEEKTKRSVKRLQDYYINNGWFDVEANYDIIKNEDKHAEVEYNVNTGNAYVIDTISETIKTPIIDTLYKNIKKESLIKRYDQYRTSNFDQERDRISNELRNSGIYHFNQDYITFEMDTIGSNEKVNVDVIIQNRAIRTPDSIRREPFEVYKIRDVNVITDYTFENRGKPFQDSIYYNGYKIYSYDKMRFRPKALTDAIFINPGGIFRDIDRTRTYRYLNELRTFKYPNIEYIENSDNTLTDTIRLTPLKKFSLGFSADVSQSNIQTVGFSLNPSLLIRNIFRGAETLEISGIASIGASKDPNKGETDPFFDIYEYGVDLKLTIPRLFSPFYTESIVPKYMSPSTRINLSTTSQTNIGLDKQTFSGILSYNWHPNQKVSNRLEVFNMQYVRNLNVENYFGVYSNSFNTLNQIARDINYIDDDESLNLPNSENPVNEADIFINDVVNDNTSLNSNDEDYKTVSGIEERKQRLTENNLILSSSFNFINDERTNLFDEDFSIFRAKLELAGNLLSTTSRLLGLEKNDGRYELFNVAYSQYVKTEFDYTKHWDLGRKNVLAIRSFLGIAIPYGNSNSIPFSKSFFAGGPNDNRAWAAYSLGPGSSETTNEFNEANLKFSFSAEQRFNIFENLNGALFIDTGNIWNVLDNVEDERATFSGFNSLKDIAVGSGFGLRYDFSFFVFRFDIGFKTYDPSYRDENRWFNDYNFANAVYNIGINYPF from the coding sequence TTGATTCTCTTATTTGGATGGTTTATGTCCTGTGACACCGTAAAACGAGTTGCAGAAAACGAGCATTTGCTCACCAAAAACACAGTAGTTGTTAATGGCAAAAAAGACAAAACTGAAACCCTAAATAATTTATTATACCAAGAACCTAACAGCAAGTTACCTGTAATAGGTAATTTAAGACTTCATATATTTAATTTAGCACGCCCAAACCGAGATTCACTTTTTGAGGCATGGTTAGATAAAAACCCTAAACGTAGAACTCGTTTAGAAAAAGCATTATCTAAAAAACAGGTTGATAAAATAAAAGAATCCGCACTTGGATTTAATCAGTGGTTAAAAAAAACAGGGGAAGCACCTGTTGTTGTCGATGAGGAAAAAACAAAAAGGTCTGTTAAACGACTTCAAGATTATTACATAAATAATGGCTGGTTTGATGTTGAAGCTAATTATGATATTATTAAAAATGAAGATAAGCATGCAGAAGTAGAATATAATGTTAATACTGGTAACGCTTATGTTATTGATACCATCTCAGAAACAATAAAAACACCAATTATTGATACACTATATAAAAACATTAAAAAAGAATCTTTAATAAAACGATACGACCAATACAGAACTTCAAATTTTGATCAGGAACGTGATAGAATTTCCAATGAATTACGTAACTCTGGTATCTATCATTTTAATCAAGATTACATCACTTTTGAAATGGACACCATTGGTTCTAACGAAAAAGTTAATGTGGATGTCATTATTCAAAATAGAGCTATAAGGACTCCCGATTCAATAAGACGTGAACCTTTTGAGGTTTATAAAATAAGAGATGTTAATGTAATAACCGATTATACTTTTGAAAACAGAGGTAAACCATTTCAAGACTCCATATATTACAATGGTTATAAAATATACAGTTATGATAAAATGCGTTTTAGACCAAAAGCTTTAACAGACGCCATATTTATTAATCCAGGTGGTATTTTTAGAGACATAGACCGCACGAGAACATACAGATATTTAAATGAATTACGCACTTTTAAATACCCTAATATTGAATATATTGAGAATTCTGACAATACTTTAACTGATACCATTAGGTTAACACCTTTAAAAAAATTCAGTTTAGGTTTTAGTGCTGATGTTTCTCAAAGCAATATTCAAACTGTTGGATTTTCATTAAACCCGAGTTTACTTATCAGGAATATTTTTAGAGGGGCAGAAACACTCGAAATATCAGGAATTGCTTCCATTGGCGCTTCTAAAGATCCTAACAAAGGCGAAACCGATCCTTTTTTTGATATTTATGAATATGGCGTTGATTTAAAACTAACGATACCCAGGCTATTTTCACCTTTTTACACAGAAAGCATAGTACCAAAATACATGTCGCCAAGTACCAGAATTAATTTATCTACAACAAGTCAAACAAACATTGGTTTAGACAAACAAACGTTCAGTGGTATTTTAAGTTACAATTGGCACCCAAACCAAAAAGTATCTAATAGATTAGAAGTCTTCAACATGCAATATGTTAGAAATCTTAATGTAGAAAATTATTTTGGAGTATATAGCAATTCTTTTAATACTTTAAATCAAATCGCCAGAGATATTAACTATATTGATGATGATGAAAGTTTAAATCTCCCAAATTCAGAAAACCCAGTAAATGAAGCTGATATTTTTATAAATGATGTTGTAAATGACAACACCTCTCTAAATTCGAATGATGAGGATTACAAAACAGTTTCTGGTATTGAAGAACGTAAACAGCGTTTAACTGAAAACAACTTAATTTTATCCTCTAGCTTTAACTTTATAAATGATGAACGTACCAATTTATTTGATGAAGACTTTTCTATATTTCGTGCTAAACTAGAACTAGCAGGAAACCTATTATCAACAACATCAAGATTACTTGGATTAGAAAAAAACGATGGCCGTTACGAACTTTTTAATGTGGCCTACTCACAATACGTAAAAACAGAATTCGATTACACCAAACATTGGGATTTAGGCAGAAAAAATGTGCTTGCCATAAGAAGCTTTTTAGGTATCGCTATTCCCTATGGGAATTCAAATAGTATACCATTTTCTAAAAGTTTTTTTGCAGGTGGACCTAACGATAATCGTGCTTGGGCAGCATATAGCCTTGGCCCGGGAAGTTCTGAAACAACTAACGAGTTTAACGAAGCAAACTTAAAATTCTCATTTAGTGCAGAGCAACGCTTTAATATTTTTGAAAATTTAAATGGCGCTCTATTTATTGATACAGGAAATATATGGAATGTTTTAGATAATGTAGAAGATGAAAGAGCAACATTTTCTGGCTTTAACTCATTAAAAGACATAGCTGTAGGCTCTGGTTTTGGTTTGCGTTATGATTTTAGCTTTTTTGTATTTAGGTTCGATATTGGCTTTAAAACCTACGACCCTTCTTACAGAGATGAAAACAGATGGTTTAACGATTACAACTTCGCCAACGCTGTTTATAATATTGGTATAAACTACCCATTTTAA
- a CDS encoding RNA methyltransferase, with protein sequence MLSKNQIKLITRLKQKKYRQQEGFFVVEGVKTINELLQSNLALHALYTTETFNIDAKQEILISETDLKRISFLTTPNKALAIFKIPNPKPIDKNGLIVVLDAIRDPGNLGTIIRLCDWFGIKDLVCSKETVDCFNPKVIQATMGSITRVNISYVDVVDFLNEVESPVFGAFMEGENVYSKQLPEKGVLVMGNEANGVSKDVEAIISEKISIPRFGDLQATESLNVATATAILLSEFKRR encoded by the coding sequence ATGCTTTCTAAAAATCAAATAAAATTAATAACGCGTTTAAAGCAAAAAAAATATAGACAGCAAGAAGGTTTTTTTGTTGTTGAAGGTGTTAAAACAATAAACGAATTGTTGCAATCTAATTTAGCGCTTCATGCATTATATACGACAGAAACCTTCAATATTGATGCCAAACAGGAGATTTTAATTTCTGAAACTGATTTAAAGCGTATAAGTTTCTTAACAACACCCAACAAAGCACTTGCTATTTTTAAAATACCCAATCCGAAACCAATTGATAAAAATGGGTTAATTGTTGTGCTTGATGCAATACGAGATCCAGGGAATTTAGGTACTATAATTAGACTCTGCGATTGGTTTGGTATTAAAGATTTGGTTTGTAGTAAAGAGACAGTTGATTGTTTTAACCCAAAAGTTATTCAAGCCACAATGGGTTCTATAACAAGAGTTAATATTAGTTATGTAGATGTAGTTGATTTTTTAAATGAAGTAGAATCACCAGTTTTTGGAGCGTTTATGGAAGGTGAAAATGTTTATTCTAAACAATTACCTGAAAAAGGAGTTTTGGTTATGGGAAATGAAGCAAACGGTGTTTCAAAAGACGTTGAAGCTATAATTAGCGAAAAAATTTCAATACCTAGATTTGGAGACTTACAAGCTACCGAAAGTTTAAATGTAGCTACTGCAACGGCTATTTTGTTAAGCGAATTTAAGAGAAGATAA
- a CDS encoding porin family protein — MKHFFALISFLFIIQTSNAQLFKKEKVTYDANQGRGSTDNRLLRWGYFLGISNYDFNFDYNEDLRDIYVKRSPGFNVGLIGNLRVNSFIDLRLEPGLLITTRELYYSQQYFDGVPDVKSSDLIREVKSTYIHIPLLVKISTKRINNFKPFVVGGFSTALNLSSNENNPEDNSNGQFRTTKNSLFYELGFGIDFYLYNFKFTPSIRGIFGINDELVRDKDPNSPWTSNITSMKTRGVFVNFTFQ, encoded by the coding sequence ATGAAGCATTTTTTTGCATTAATATCATTTTTATTTATAATTCAAACATCTAACGCTCAGCTTTTTAAAAAAGAAAAAGTGACTTATGACGCTAATCAAGGTCGTGGTTCTACCGATAATAGATTATTGCGTTGGGGGTATTTTTTAGGAATTAGTAATTACGACTTTAACTTTGATTATAATGAAGATTTACGTGATATATATGTAAAAAGAAGCCCTGGTTTTAATGTGGGTTTAATAGGAAACTTGCGTGTAAACAGCTTTATAGATTTACGCTTAGAACCCGGTTTGTTAATTACTACTAGAGAGCTTTATTACAGCCAACAATATTTTGATGGTGTACCAGATGTAAAAAGTTCTGATTTAATTAGAGAAGTAAAATCTACCTACATTCATATTCCTTTATTGGTAAAAATTTCAACTAAACGTATAAATAATTTTAAACCTTTTGTTGTGGGTGGTTTTTCTACAGCATTAAACCTTTCGAGTAATGAAAATAACCCTGAAGATAATAGTAATGGACAATTTAGAACCACAAAAAACTCCTTGTTTTACGAACTTGGTTTTGGTATAGATTTTTACCTATACAATTTTAAGTTTACACCTTCTATTCGTGGTATTTTTGGAATTAACGATGAATTGGTTAGAGATAAAGACCCTAATAGTCCTTGGACAAGTAACATTACCAGCATGAAAACCCGAGGAGTTTTTGTAAATTTTACGTTTCAGTAA
- the ubiE gene encoding bifunctional demethylmenaquinone methyltransferase/2-methoxy-6-polyprenyl-1,4-benzoquinol methylase UbiE — MFDTISGDYDGLNRVISFGIDIKWRKKVVKIVKESNPDTILDIATGTGDLAINLAETNASKIVGLDISSGMLEIGKEKIKKKALESKIEMILGDSENMPFEDNTFDAITVAFGVRNFENLENGLNEILRVLKPNGVFVILETSVPNKYPHKQGYKFYTKNILPLIGKVFSKDRSAYKYLCESASVFPYGEALNNILRKIGFTNVEDFPQTFGVATIYKASKQ, encoded by the coding sequence ATGTTTGATACCATTTCTGGAGATTACGATGGTTTAAACCGCGTAATATCTTTTGGAATTGATATTAAATGGCGTAAAAAAGTAGTTAAAATAGTTAAAGAAAGTAATCCTGATACTATTCTTGATATTGCTACCGGAACAGGTGATTTAGCTATAAATTTAGCAGAAACTAATGCCAGTAAAATTGTTGGTTTAGACATTAGTAGCGGCATGCTTGAAATTGGTAAAGAAAAAATAAAAAAGAAAGCGTTAGAATCTAAAATAGAAATGATTTTAGGTGATAGTGAAAACATGCCTTTTGAAGACAATACTTTTGATGCCATTACTGTAGCATTTGGTGTGCGAAACTTTGAAAATCTGGAAAATGGTTTAAACGAAATTCTTAGAGTTCTAAAACCAAATGGTGTTTTTGTTATTTTAGAAACTTCTGTACCAAATAAATACCCGCACAAACAAGGCTATAAATTTTATACTAAAAACATTTTACCTTTAATTGGTAAAGTGTTTTCTAAAGACAGAAGTGCTTATAAATATTTATGTGAATCTGCATCTGTTTTTCCATATGGTGAAGCATTGAACAATATTTTACGAAAAATTGGGTTTACTAATGTTGAAGATTTTCCACAAACATTTGGTGTGGCAACAATTTATAAAGCATCTAAGCAGTAA
- the trkA gene encoding Trk system potassium transporter TrkA, translating to MKIIIAGAGEVGFHLAKLLSYESQEITLIDTDKDSLAYADTHLDIKVIRGDATSIRILKDARVENSDLFIAVTASETTNITACVLAKQLGSKKTIARITNTEFINHKDEVGFTKFGIDELISPESLAASEIELSLKQSSFNDTYEFEEGALTMVGLTLSRSASFVGKTVKEAAKIFPEIHFVPIAIQRFGTQYTIIPRGNTEFKRGDNVVFITSEGGAEELCRLTGKANREIKNVMILSGSQIGFKSARDLSSKGFNVKLFEENKERAFDIADDLPEVLVIHSDGRNVDLLDEENIGDMDAFIAVGENSETNIMSCLVAKSKGVKKTIALVENMDYFELSHSVGIETLINKKLLAANNIFRYIRKGEVVAMTKLSNMNAELLEFEVKATSAICNKYIKDVDFPRSAIIGGVIRNGLGVIALGDFKIREGDRVVVCSLLQSIKGVEKLFR from the coding sequence ATGAAGATTATTATTGCTGGAGCTGGTGAAGTAGGATTTCATTTAGCTAAATTATTGTCTTACGAATCTCAAGAGATTACCTTAATAGACACTGATAAAGACAGTTTAGCCTATGCTGATACACATTTAGATATAAAGGTTATTAGAGGTGATGCTACTTCTATTCGTATATTAAAAGATGCTAGGGTTGAGAATTCCGATTTATTTATAGCGGTAACAGCTAGTGAAACTACAAACATTACCGCATGTGTTTTAGCGAAACAATTAGGTTCAAAAAAAACTATTGCCAGAATTACCAATACAGAATTTATTAATCATAAAGATGAGGTTGGGTTTACTAAATTTGGTATAGACGAGTTAATTTCACCAGAATCTTTAGCGGCTTCAGAGATTGAATTATCATTAAAACAATCCTCTTTTAATGATACTTACGAGTTTGAAGAAGGCGCACTAACCATGGTGGGTTTGACCTTGTCTAGATCTGCTTCCTTTGTTGGAAAAACAGTTAAAGAAGCGGCAAAAATATTCCCAGAAATACATTTTGTGCCTATAGCAATTCAGCGTTTTGGTACACAATATACTATTATTCCTCGCGGAAATACTGAGTTTAAAAGAGGCGATAATGTAGTATTTATTACTTCAGAAGGTGGAGCCGAAGAACTTTGTAGACTTACCGGAAAAGCTAATAGAGAAATAAAGAATGTCATGATTTTAAGTGGCAGTCAAATTGGGTTTAAATCTGCCAGAGATTTAAGTAGTAAAGGCTTCAATGTGAAGCTATTTGAAGAAAATAAGGAGCGTGCTTTTGATATTGCCGATGATTTACCAGAAGTTTTAGTAATACATAGTGATGGTAGAAATGTTGATTTATTAGATGAAGAAAATATTGGCGATATGGATGCTTTTATTGCTGTAGGTGAAAACTCTGAAACCAACATCATGTCTTGTTTAGTGGCAAAATCTAAAGGTGTTAAAAAAACCATTGCCTTAGTAGAAAATATGGATTATTTTGAGCTTTCTCACTCGGTAGGTATTGAAACACTGATAAATAAAAAGCTTTTAGCGGCAAATAATATATTCAGATATATTCGTAAAGGCGAAGTGGTTGCTATGACAAAACTTAGCAATATGAATGCCGAATTATTAGAATTTGAAGTTAAAGCAACTTCGGCTATTTGTAATAAGTATATTAAAGATGTAGATTTTCCAAGGTCTGCAATTATTGGTGGTGTGATAAGAAATGGTTTAGGTGTTATAGCTTTAGGCGATTTTAAAATCCGTGAAGGTGATAGAGTAGTAGTTTGTAGTTTGCTGCAATCTATTAAAGGTGTTGAAAAACTGTTCCGTTAA